A single Bremerella cremea DNA region contains:
- a CDS encoding ABC transporter substrate-binding protein has translation MADIRGALRLCLVSALALLVPLVGCKGRSSELSEEELKQAIADFDFDAGLPDPQFQPPQTLEELDATYPWTDKKITLPLADLKKELADYQPPITPQEAMKLRPTDQAGYDEILAAMKIQPKSENEAAWDSTWVHHEGGDVNSLNPLRMSSVGDSFYVAMTQIGAVAATIDIEPLGDGRYIKSWQANDDNTVQKIVIRDDMTWSDGTPITAHDWEFTFKVIIHPKLLTMFPALPSGVEGIKLIKAYDDHTFVVFHEQSTAVNDMKLDFPIVPKHIYEPAIAEDPTLTDSSKFQEIERNPVVSGPYKVISREHKQRIVLQRREDYYMHNGKQVREKPYFKEIRVEIMGNPTQALLAMTKGDIDDMEVPPTMWNTEANREDFYKNNIKVKYSGWSESHLTWNLGRPYFEDARVRRALSYAVNYDAILNGVLDGIHEQANGPFHPTAWFSPKPALPLFTTDLDKARALLDEAGWKDTDADGIRDKVINGQKNPFTFTLTYAEESSTGEQVATQLASDFGKIGVKLVPRKVEWTTMQQQTRDHNFDASYSGWASGGDPFSNDNIFKTDAPRNFGQYSNKQVDELFDKGLVELDREKRATHYQEIAKILYEDQPYTWLYFRTDLFAFNKKLRGYRFGPTGPWNYAPGAMSVWKTTDK, from the coding sequence ATGGCAGACATCCGCGGCGCGCTTAGACTTTGCCTAGTATCGGCCCTAGCCCTTCTGGTACCGCTTGTCGGTTGTAAAGGGAGATCGTCCGAGCTTTCCGAAGAAGAACTCAAACAAGCGATCGCGGATTTCGACTTCGACGCTGGCCTGCCCGATCCCCAGTTCCAGCCTCCGCAGACACTCGAAGAGCTTGATGCCACGTATCCTTGGACCGATAAGAAGATCACTCTTCCGCTGGCCGATTTAAAGAAAGAGTTGGCCGATTACCAGCCGCCGATCACTCCGCAAGAGGCGATGAAACTTCGCCCCACCGATCAAGCAGGCTACGACGAAATCTTAGCGGCCATGAAGATCCAGCCCAAAAGCGAGAATGAAGCGGCCTGGGATTCGACCTGGGTGCATCACGAAGGAGGCGACGTCAACAGCCTCAACCCACTTCGCATGAGTTCCGTCGGTGACTCCTTCTATGTAGCGATGACTCAAATCGGAGCCGTCGCTGCGACCATCGATATCGAGCCACTGGGCGATGGACGCTATATCAAATCGTGGCAAGCCAACGATGACAACACCGTCCAGAAAATTGTCATTCGTGACGATATGACATGGTCAGACGGCACCCCAATCACGGCCCACGACTGGGAATTCACTTTTAAAGTGATCATCCACCCCAAGCTGTTAACGATGTTCCCGGCGCTGCCCAGTGGTGTGGAAGGAATCAAGTTGATCAAAGCTTACGACGACCATACTTTTGTCGTCTTCCATGAACAGTCGACCGCCGTGAACGATATGAAGCTCGACTTCCCGATCGTTCCCAAACACATTTATGAACCAGCAATTGCCGAAGATCCCACCCTGACCGATAGCTCCAAATTTCAAGAGATCGAACGCAATCCGGTCGTCAGTGGCCCCTATAAGGTCATCAGCCGAGAACACAAGCAGCGCATCGTGCTGCAGCGGCGCGAGGATTACTACATGCACAACGGCAAACAAGTGCGTGAGAAACCCTATTTCAAAGAGATTCGCGTCGAAATCATGGGGAACCCAACCCAAGCGTTACTCGCCATGACCAAAGGCGATATCGATGACATGGAAGTTCCTCCAACCATGTGGAACACGGAAGCCAATCGTGAGGACTTCTATAAGAACAACATCAAGGTGAAATACTCGGGCTGGTCCGAGAGTCACCTCACTTGGAACTTAGGCAGGCCCTACTTCGAGGATGCCCGCGTTCGCCGTGCGTTGAGCTATGCCGTTAACTACGATGCAATTCTGAACGGTGTACTCGACGGAATTCACGAGCAAGCCAATGGTCCTTTCCACCCCACGGCTTGGTTCTCCCCCAAACCGGCTCTGCCTCTCTTTACCACCGACCTCGACAAGGCCCGTGCCTTACTGGATGAAGCAGGCTGGAAAGACACCGACGCCGACGGCATCCGCGATAAAGTAATCAACGGCCAAAAAAATCCGTTCACGTTCACCTTGACCTATGCCGAGGAAAGCTCGACCGGGGAACAAGTGGCCACGCAGCTTGCTTCCGACTTCGGGAAGATTGGGGTAAAGCTGGTTCCACGCAAAGTCGAATGGACTACGATGCAGCAGCAAACCCGAGACCATAACTTCGATGCTTCCTACAGCGGATGGGCATCCGGTGGCGATCCGTTCTCGAACGACAACATCTTTAAGACCGACGCACCGCGCAACTTTGGTCAATATTCCAACAAGCAAGTCGACGAGTTGTTCGACAAAGGCCTCGTGGAACTCGATCGTGAGAAACGTGCCACGCATTATCAGGAAATCGCCAAGATCCTGTACGAAGATCAGCCGTACACTTGGCTTTACTTTCGCACGGATCTCTTTGCCTTCAACAAAAAGTTGCGTGGGTACCGCTTTGGACCGACTGGCCCTTGGAATTATGCCCCTGGGGCGATGTCGGTATGGAAGACAACCGACAAGTAA
- a CDS encoding ABC transporter permease: MLTYITRRLFIGIFTILAVTCLVYGLIRNMPGTPLTMVQGLPSMDRAMSEKQIKELEKQYHLDKHWLVGYGYWVANVVQGDLGRGISFTDRRLVTDIILDKIPNTLMLTMTSLVLTYLLCIPMGLFSTARNGTPTERTMSITLYVLYALPTFVAAIYLNIFFAVYLDWLPLSGMTSPDYRDLSTLGKTWDVFKHTILPITCLTYGSLAYYTRFVKANMMETIQQDYIRTARAKGVGPFKVLVVHAFRNSLIPLVTLIGLTLPTLLAGSVILEHIYQWDGIGQLFISKIGQRDYPVIMGLVLMFSIMTLIGQLLADILYAVVDPRITYS, translated from the coding sequence ATGCTGACGTATATCACACGTCGCTTATTCATCGGAATCTTCACGATCTTGGCTGTGACATGCCTTGTTTACGGATTGATCCGAAACATGCCGGGCACTCCGCTTACGATGGTTCAGGGCCTCCCCAGCATGGACCGGGCGATGTCCGAGAAACAGATCAAGGAACTTGAAAAGCAGTATCACCTGGATAAGCACTGGCTGGTCGGATACGGCTATTGGGTCGCCAACGTTGTGCAAGGAGACCTCGGTCGCGGTATTAGTTTCACCGATCGCCGCCTCGTTACCGACATCATCCTCGACAAGATCCCCAACACGTTAATGCTGACGATGACTTCGCTAGTTTTAACGTACCTGCTTTGCATTCCGATGGGCTTGTTTTCGACTGCCCGTAACGGAACGCCAACCGAACGGACGATGAGCATCACGCTCTATGTTTTGTACGCGTTGCCCACCTTTGTCGCGGCGATTTACCTGAACATCTTTTTCGCCGTCTATCTCGATTGGTTGCCCCTTTCCGGCATGACCAGTCCCGACTACCGCGATCTAAGCACGCTCGGCAAAACCTGGGATGTGTTCAAGCACACGATTTTGCCGATCACCTGTTTGACGTACGGTTCGCTGGCCTACTATACCCGCTTCGTCAAAGCCAACATGATGGAGACCATTCAGCAAGACTACATTCGCACGGCCAGGGCTAAAGGGGTGGGGCCGTTTAAGGTGTTGGTCGTCCACGCGTTTCGCAATTCGCTGATTCCTTTAGTCACGCTAATTGGCTTGACGCTGCCTACCTTGTTGGCCGGGTCGGTCATTCTGGAACACATCTACCAGTGGGACGGAATCGGCCAGCTCTTCATTTCCAAAATTGGCCAACGAGACTATCCGGTGATCATGGGGCTGGTACTCATGTTTTCCATCATGACCTTGATCGGCCAATTGTTGGCTGACATCCTCTACGCCGTTGTTGACCCCCGGATCACCTACTCCTAA
- a CDS encoding ABC transporter permease — MNAAQQSATKDAKPAVSLGFWATSWRYFRRRFFAMAALSYVIFLGLVAIFSPAIVGTKPIVCYYKGHVYFPAMGYFYREWENAIFTTGDHFDNQYEANLKKNDPNSWAIWPLIRQDPIEPVKDGWFANQPGNPTALEGYPTWQNMFGTSRLGVDVFAQLVHGTRVALLVGFVSMGIASVIGIFIGAVSGYFGGWIDFILSRLIEVVLCVPTLILVIALLAVVEHPSIWQVVLVIGLTGWTGIARLTRAEFLKIKQIEYVAAAKAMGAGPFRIMFVHILRNSLAPILVPITFGIAAAIFTESALSFLGIGADTETPTWGRVLREGQEHIRSMWWLNFFPGLAIFTTVLAYNLIGEGIQEATDPRTRDA; from the coding sequence ATGAACGCCGCTCAACAGTCCGCTACAAAAGACGCCAAGCCGGCTGTATCGCTCGGTTTCTGGGCCACCAGCTGGCGTTACTTCCGTCGTCGTTTTTTCGCGATGGCAGCGTTATCGTACGTGATCTTCCTGGGACTCGTCGCGATCTTCTCGCCCGCGATTGTTGGCACCAAGCCGATCGTTTGTTATTACAAAGGGCACGTCTACTTCCCGGCGATGGGTTACTTCTATCGTGAGTGGGAAAACGCGATCTTTACTACCGGCGATCACTTCGACAACCAATACGAAGCGAACCTGAAAAAGAACGATCCCAACAGTTGGGCCATCTGGCCGTTGATTCGCCAAGACCCGATCGAACCGGTCAAAGATGGCTGGTTCGCCAACCAACCAGGCAACCCCACCGCCCTTGAAGGTTACCCCACCTGGCAAAACATGTTCGGCACGAGCCGCTTAGGCGTGGATGTATTTGCCCAATTAGTCCACGGTACGCGGGTCGCGTTGCTGGTGGGCTTTGTTTCGATGGGCATTGCGTCGGTGATTGGGATTTTTATCGGAGCCGTCTCAGGCTATTTCGGAGGCTGGATCGATTTCATCCTCTCTCGCCTCATTGAAGTCGTGCTCTGCGTTCCGACTTTGATTTTGGTGATTGCCTTATTGGCCGTTGTCGAACATCCCAGTATCTGGCAAGTGGTGCTGGTCATCGGCCTGACCGGCTGGACCGGCATCGCTCGACTCACCCGGGCCGAGTTCCTGAAGATCAAACAAATTGAATATGTCGCTGCCGCCAAAGCGATGGGGGCTGGCCCTTTCCGGATCATGTTCGTTCATATCCTCCGCAACTCGCTGGCGCCGATTCTCGTGCCGATTACCTTCGGCATTGCGGCGGCTATTTTCACCGAGAGTGCCCTTAGCTTCCTCGGCATCGGGGCCGATACCGAAACACCTACCTGGGGACGCGTGTTACGCGAAGGGCAAGAGCATATCCGCTCGATGTGGTGGCTCAACTTCTTCCCCGGACTAGCGATTTTCACCACCGTGTTGGCTTACAATTTGATTGGGGAAGGCATCCAGGAAGCGACCGACCCTCGAACCCGCGACGCCTAA
- a CDS encoding ABC transporter ATP-binding protein: protein MTKILLKVDDLRTFFHGEEVVKAVDGISFKLEEGETLGIVGESGSGKSVTSLSIMQLLARSAQIESGTISFLGTDLVRLPDPAMRKIRGKDISMIFQEPMTSLNPVFTVGSQVMEAIRLHQRVSKTEAREQTIQLFDEVGIPEPHKRIHYYPHQMSGGQKQRVMIAMALSCNPKLLIADEPTTALDVTIQAQILDILRRLRDSRGMSILFITHDLGVIAEIADHVLVMYRGKVVEHGEIQQIFENPQHAYTKGLLACRPRLDTKFRRLPTVSDFMESTATEVGIEITEKEMSTEKFDQLLQTGRGRLLHPKPILKEIGHPWRDGEYRADTKCVADDEKPILRVRGLQVHFPIRKGVFSRVHGHVKAVDGIDFDVFRGQTLGLVGESGCGKTTTGRAILRLIEPTDGMVEFQGQNVRALRGASLREMRKKLQIIFQDPYGSLNPRMTIESAICEPMVIQGLGGTRKQQSQRAAELMEEVGMNPDHLRRYPHEFSGGQRQRICIARALAVKPEFLVCDESVSALDVSVQAQVLNLLKDLQERHGLTYIFISHDLSVVKFMADMMAVMNAGKIVEFGPAEDIYANPAEEYTRKLISATPKDSLEHIQMRQAERKQARAERLSTIAAV from the coding sequence ATGACTAAAATCCTGCTCAAAGTTGACGACCTACGAACGTTCTTTCATGGCGAAGAAGTCGTCAAAGCGGTCGATGGGATTTCCTTCAAGCTGGAAGAAGGAGAAACCCTGGGTATCGTCGGCGAATCTGGCTCCGGCAAATCGGTCACGTCGCTGTCGATCATGCAGCTTCTCGCCCGTAGTGCCCAGATTGAATCGGGCACCATCTCATTCCTCGGCACCGACCTGGTTCGCCTGCCCGATCCGGCGATGCGGAAGATTCGGGGCAAAGATATCAGCATGATCTTCCAAGAGCCGATGACCTCGCTGAACCCGGTTTTCACCGTCGGGTCGCAGGTCATGGAAGCGATCCGGCTGCATCAACGTGTCAGCAAGACCGAGGCCCGCGAACAAACGATTCAACTGTTCGACGAGGTCGGCATCCCCGAACCACACAAACGGATCCACTACTACCCGCATCAAATGTCGGGCGGGCAAAAGCAGCGAGTCATGATCGCGATGGCTCTCAGTTGCAATCCCAAACTGCTGATCGCGGACGAACCAACCACCGCGTTGGACGTCACCATTCAGGCTCAAATCCTCGACATCCTTCGCCGTCTGCGCGATAGTCGCGGCATGTCGATCCTCTTCATCACGCACGACTTGGGGGTCATCGCCGAAATCGCGGACCATGTGCTGGTCATGTATCGCGGGAAAGTTGTCGAACATGGCGAGATTCAGCAGATCTTCGAGAACCCTCAGCATGCCTACACCAAGGGGCTGCTAGCATGTCGTCCTCGGCTCGATACCAAATTCCGCCGCTTGCCGACGGTAAGCGACTTCATGGAATCGACGGCGACCGAAGTAGGCATCGAGATCACTGAAAAAGAGATGTCGACCGAGAAGTTCGACCAACTGCTGCAAACTGGTCGCGGCCGGTTGCTGCATCCCAAGCCAATCCTCAAAGAGATCGGCCATCCGTGGCGTGACGGCGAATACCGTGCCGACACCAAGTGCGTGGCCGACGACGAGAAACCAATTCTCAGGGTACGTGGTCTGCAAGTTCACTTTCCGATCCGCAAAGGTGTCTTCTCGCGGGTACATGGGCATGTCAAAGCGGTCGACGGAATCGATTTCGATGTTTTCCGAGGACAAACGCTGGGGCTTGTCGGCGAATCGGGTTGTGGCAAGACGACCACCGGCAGGGCCATCTTGCGGCTGATCGAGCCCACCGATGGCATGGTCGAGTTCCAAGGTCAAAACGTTCGCGCACTGCGTGGAGCCTCCCTGCGAGAGATGCGGAAAAAGCTGCAAATCATCTTCCAAGACCCCTACGGCAGCTTGAATCCGCGTATGACGATTGAATCGGCCATTTGCGAACCGATGGTGATTCAAGGTCTGGGTGGCACGCGCAAACAGCAAAGCCAGCGGGCCGCCGAGCTGATGGAAGAGGTCGGCATGAACCCAGATCACTTGCGGCGTTATCCCCACGAGTTCTCTGGCGGGCAGCGGCAACGAATCTGCATCGCCCGCGCCTTGGCCGTGAAGCCTGAGTTTTTAGTCTGCGACGAATCGGTCTCGGCCCTCGACGTGTCGGTGCAAGCTCAAGTTCTTAATCTGCTGAAAGACCTACAAGAGCGACACGGCTTGACCTATATCTTCATCAGCCACGACCTTTCGGTGGTGAAGTTTATGGCCGATATGATGGCCGTGATGAATGCTGGCAAGATCGTCGAATTCGGCCCCGCTGAAGACATCTACGCCAATCCGGCCGAGGAATATACCCGCAAGCTAATCAGTGCCACCCCAAAAGACAGCCTGGAACATATCCAGATGCGGCAAGCAGAGCGGAAGCAGGCCCGGGCCGAACGTCTCAGCACGATCGCTGCGGTGTAA
- the metG gene encoding methionine--tRNA ligase, which translates to MARRILVTSALPYANGPIHIGHLVEYIQTDIWVRFQKLQGNDCRYFCADDTHGTAIMISAQKNGVTEEQFIAKMSEEHQQDFAGFGIEFDNYGSTHSDENRAICGEFWQALREADLIVEKDVHQLYDPEAKTFLADRFVRGTCPKCGAENQPGDNCSKCGAAYTPADLVDPKSTLSGATPELKTWKHLFVQLEKLHPFLEEWSQSGKHLQDEVANYLKGHFLGEELRDWDISRPGPYFGFEIPDSPGDYWYVWFDAPIGYIASTKQWCDKNGEDLAKWWKNPETEIHHFIGKDITYFHTLFWPGMLKTAGYTLPTKVHIHGFLTVDGKKMSKSDGTFIKAATYLKHLDPAYVRYYYATKLGPRLDDLDLNVKEFVDKVDADLRGKVVNLASRAAKFVEKTGLSATYPDDGGLFERGAKAGQEIAKAYEDCDLNKAMRLILELADAANPYIEANKPWELRKDPANAQKLQDVCTVGLNLFRQIIIYLSPVLPKLAADTGALLNDPITSWEQSQTPLTGTAVNKFQHLIQRVEPDKVQAMIDDSKEEAAAEAPATASQADETATKFADSAQPLVDEPMTEECTIDDFVKVDLRVARILSAEEVPDARKLLKLTLGLGGDARKQVFAGIKAAYKPEELVGRLVIMVANLKPRQMKFGLSEGMVCASGPGGEEVFLLSPDEGAKPGQRIH; encoded by the coding sequence ATGGCACGACGCATTTTGGTCACCTCTGCCCTGCCGTACGCAAACGGGCCGATTCACATCGGGCACTTGGTGGAATACATCCAGACCGATATCTGGGTTCGCTTTCAGAAGCTGCAAGGAAACGATTGCCGTTACTTCTGCGCCGATGATACGCACGGTACGGCGATCATGATCAGCGCTCAAAAGAACGGCGTGACCGAAGAGCAGTTCATCGCCAAGATGAGCGAAGAACACCAGCAAGACTTCGCCGGTTTCGGGATCGAATTCGACAATTATGGCTCGACCCATAGCGATGAAAACCGCGCCATCTGCGGCGAGTTCTGGCAAGCGCTGCGCGAGGCCGATCTGATCGTCGAGAAGGACGTGCATCAGCTGTACGACCCAGAAGCCAAAACCTTCCTGGCCGACCGCTTCGTCCGGGGCACGTGCCCTAAGTGCGGTGCCGAGAATCAGCCAGGCGATAACTGCTCGAAGTGCGGTGCCGCTTACACCCCGGCCGATCTGGTCGATCCGAAGAGCACCCTCTCGGGCGCCACGCCAGAACTGAAAACCTGGAAGCACTTGTTTGTGCAGCTTGAGAAGCTTCATCCCTTCCTGGAAGAGTGGTCGCAAAGCGGCAAGCACCTGCAAGACGAAGTTGCCAACTACCTGAAAGGGCACTTCCTCGGCGAAGAGCTACGCGACTGGGACATCTCGCGTCCCGGCCCTTATTTCGGCTTCGAGATCCCCGACAGCCCAGGCGATTACTGGTACGTTTGGTTCGATGCTCCGATTGGCTATATCGCCTCGACTAAGCAGTGGTGCGATAAGAACGGCGAAGACCTGGCCAAGTGGTGGAAGAACCCTGAGACCGAGATTCACCACTTCATCGGCAAAGACATCACCTACTTCCACACACTGTTCTGGCCCGGCATGCTGAAAACGGCAGGCTACACCCTGCCGACCAAGGTTCACATTCACGGCTTCTTGACGGTCGACGGCAAGAAGATGTCCAAGAGCGACGGGACCTTCATCAAAGCGGCCACCTACCTCAAGCATTTAGACCCAGCTTACGTCCGCTACTACTACGCCACGAAGCTCGGTCCACGCTTGGACGATCTCGATTTGAACGTGAAAGAGTTCGTCGACAAGGTCGACGCCGACCTGCGCGGCAAGGTGGTGAACCTGGCTTCGCGGGCCGCCAAGTTTGTCGAGAAGACCGGCCTATCAGCAACCTACCCGGATGATGGTGGCTTGTTTGAACGAGGCGCGAAAGCAGGCCAAGAGATCGCCAAGGCGTACGAAGATTGCGACCTGAACAAAGCCATGCGGTTGATTCTGGAACTAGCCGATGCGGCCAATCCTTACATCGAAGCGAACAAGCCCTGGGAGCTGCGGAAGGACCCGGCCAACGCCCAGAAGCTACAAGACGTTTGCACCGTCGGGCTCAACTTGTTTCGCCAGATCATCATTTACTTGTCGCCGGTCTTGCCGAAGCTGGCAGCCGATACCGGTGCGTTGCTGAACGATCCAATTACCAGTTGGGAACAATCCCAGACACCCTTGACCGGCACCGCCGTCAATAAATTTCAACACCTGATTCAACGAGTCGAGCCAGATAAGGTCCAAGCCATGATTGATGACAGCAAGGAAGAAGCTGCCGCCGAAGCCCCAGCCACCGCCAGCCAAGCCGACGAAACTGCTACCAAGTTCGCCGACAGCGCTCAGCCCTTGGTCGACGAACCGATGACCGAAGAATGCACGATCGACGACTTCGTCAAAGTCGACCTGCGTGTTGCTCGGATTCTTTCAGCAGAAGAGGTCCCCGATGCTCGCAAGCTGTTGAAATTGACGCTGGGTCTGGGGGGCGATGCCCGCAAGCAAGTCTTCGCCGGGATCAAGGCCGCCTACAAACCAGAAGAACTGGTCGGACGCTTGGTAATTATGGTCGCCAACCTCAAGCCTCGCCAAATGAAGTTTGGCCTCAGCGAAGGCATGGTCTGCGCCAGCGGCCCCGGTGGGGAAGAAGTCTTCCTGCTCAGCCCCGATGAAGGTGCTAAGCCAGGGCAGCGAATTCACTAA
- the rlmN gene encoding 23S rRNA (adenine(2503)-C(2))-methyltransferase RlmN has translation MLHWFDVNAWNSRFGNDSQTVHSLRKFRTRWLKQGWSFEEALVEVAPEVAAVLQAEIEPHPLILAERHDSQLDGASKLLFRTDEGLMIESVILRAGTGRTSLCISSQIGCAAACRFCATGQMGIARNLTTAQILDQVVQANELLRKEDRRVRNIVFMGMGEPLHNPANVTEAITVLTSPLLLDYSPQRLLVSTVGIPAEMLRLDEAFPQVNLALSLHSADETGREQLIPLAKSVPLAQLRETLLQLKLSEKRRVMIEYLMLAGQTDRDSDAEKLIAFLKNIPAHINLIPYNSIDGADHLTGSSQEVRERFGNTLKEAGFPVTIRYSLGADIAAACGQLIQRENREIAKQLRATQTVNK, from the coding sequence ATGCTGCACTGGTTCGACGTAAACGCCTGGAACTCGCGATTCGGTAACGATTCGCAAACCGTCCATTCGCTCCGCAAATTTCGCACGCGGTGGCTGAAGCAGGGCTGGTCGTTCGAAGAGGCATTGGTCGAAGTCGCCCCGGAGGTTGCCGCCGTCCTGCAGGCCGAGATCGAGCCACATCCCTTAATATTGGCCGAGCGGCACGACTCCCAACTCGATGGGGCGTCCAAGCTCCTCTTTCGGACCGACGAAGGGTTGATGATCGAATCGGTCATCTTACGAGCCGGCACCGGGCGGACGTCGTTGTGCATCTCGTCCCAAATCGGCTGTGCAGCCGCTTGCCGCTTTTGTGCGACCGGCCAAATGGGAATCGCCCGGAATCTGACCACCGCACAGATCCTCGATCAGGTCGTGCAAGCCAACGAGCTATTGCGCAAAGAAGATCGCCGCGTCCGCAATATTGTTTTCATGGGCATGGGAGAACCGCTGCACAATCCGGCGAACGTGACCGAGGCGATCACGGTGCTTACGTCCCCTCTGTTGCTCGATTACTCACCGCAACGACTACTCGTTTCGACGGTGGGAATCCCGGCTGAGATGCTACGTCTGGACGAGGCGTTCCCCCAGGTCAACTTAGCGCTGAGCCTGCACAGCGCCGATGAAACTGGCCGCGAGCAGCTGATTCCGCTGGCCAAAAGTGTCCCCCTTGCCCAATTGCGCGAGACCTTGTTGCAGCTGAAGCTGTCCGAAAAGCGAAGAGTCATGATCGAGTACCTAATGCTTGCCGGTCAGACCGATCGCGACTCGGATGCTGAAAAATTGATCGCTTTCCTGAAAAACATCCCCGCACACATCAATTTGATCCCTTACAATTCGATCGATGGCGCAGATCACCTGACCGGCAGCAGTCAGGAAGTTCGCGAGCGATTTGGTAACACGCTGAAAGAGGCTGGATTCCCGGTGACAATTCGTTATTCGTTGGGGGCCGACATCGCCGCAGCGTGTGGGCAACTGATTCAACGCGAGAACCGTGAAATCGCAAAGCAATTGCGGGCCACGCAAACGGTTAATAAGTAA
- a CDS encoding DMT family protein produces the protein MSTILTTAVLLAMSNIFMTFAWYAHLKDLDKRPWILAVLISWGIAFFEYLIQVPANRIGFTKMDLGQLKILQEAITLTVFVPFAVFYMKQPLKLDFLWAALCICGAVYFIFRSNPAV, from the coding sequence ATGTCTACGATTCTGACCACTGCGGTCCTTTTGGCGATGTCGAATATCTTTATGACGTTCGCTTGGTATGCCCATTTAAAGGATCTCGATAAACGCCCTTGGATCTTGGCGGTTTTAATAAGCTGGGGCATTGCGTTCTTCGAGTACCTCATTCAGGTGCCAGCCAATCGAATCGGTTTCACCAAAATGGATCTCGGGCAACTCAAGATCTTGCAAGAGGCGATCACCCTCACGGTCTTTGTCCCCTTCGCTGTTTTCTACATGAAGCAACCCCTCAAGCTCGACTTCTTATGGGCCGCGCTGTGCATCTGTGGAGCGGTCTATTTCATCTTTCGTAGTAACCCAGCGGTTTGA
- a CDS encoding sugar phosphate isomerase/epimerase family protein, which produces MAMLNRRQMLQSTIGAATAFSLGSSLPAAQPPASRWKLITFTKFLQPLSYDEMADAVAEIGFEGIEAPIRIGGHIEPENVADELPKFVEALKKRGLTIDILTSSINSVDSPNAEETLKVAKALGIPRYRMNYYKYDLKKPVTRQLREAGAKLKDLVAMNEAIGIQAVYQNHSGSHYVGAPIWDIYHLIRQHNPQHVAMAFDIGHARVEGNTSWPIQWNLVQSHLGSVYIKDFTGNGGKPAWCSITTGELPDQFFKLLQESDYSGPISLHVEYLHGLKGNEMVTQNLAAMKRDLAYLKEKLS; this is translated from the coding sequence ATGGCCATGCTCAATCGCCGTCAGATGTTGCAGTCGACCATCGGAGCTGCAACCGCCTTTTCGTTGGGCAGTTCCTTACCGGCTGCCCAGCCTCCGGCCAGTCGCTGGAAGCTGATCACGTTCACTAAATTCTTGCAGCCCTTAAGCTACGACGAGATGGCTGACGCCGTGGCTGAAATTGGCTTCGAGGGAATCGAAGCCCCGATTCGCATAGGTGGACATATCGAGCCAGAAAACGTCGCCGACGAGCTGCCCAAGTTTGTCGAGGCCCTGAAGAAACGTGGCCTGACGATTGATATTCTCACCTCCAGCATCAACAGCGTCGATTCGCCCAACGCGGAAGAGACGCTCAAGGTGGCCAAGGCGTTGGGGATTCCCCGTTACCGGATGAACTACTACAAGTACGACCTCAAGAAGCCGGTCACACGGCAGCTACGCGAGGCCGGGGCAAAGCTGAAGGACCTGGTCGCGATGAACGAAGCGATCGGGATTCAGGCCGTCTATCAGAATCATTCCGGCAGCCACTACGTGGGTGCGCCGATCTGGGATATCTATCACTTGATCCGCCAGCATAACCCGCAGCATGTCGCCATGGCCTTCGATATCGGGCACGCTCGCGTCGAAGGAAACACGTCGTGGCCGATTCAGTGGAATCTCGTCCAGTCGCATCTCGGCTCGGTCTACATCAAAGACTTCACCGGCAACGGCGGCAAGCCAGCATGGTGTTCGATTACCACCGGCGAACTGCCTGACCAGTTCTTCAAGCTGCTGCAGGAAAGCGACTACAGCGGTCCAATCTCGCTGCATGTCGAGTACTTACATGGTTTGAAGGGGAACGAAATGGTTACCCAAAACCTGGCCGCGATGAAGCGTGATTTGGCTTACCTCAAAGAAAAGTTGAGCTAA